Proteins encoded in a region of the Anopheles aquasalis chromosome 2, idAnoAquaMG_Q_19, whole genome shotgun sequence genome:
- the LOC126569219 gene encoding fibroleukin-like, protein MKLLVYCFVFGAVLYVDASDGVRETEDAVNHSTNGTPGNGIEMILNKLDVVVDKLQKLEDKVKKMENDIHEHRSTFEKSQKDIYAAVHKLQYDVAFNLTEIQNRNQEQIPLHKLGQPIFSSCKDVPSNVSDTYTIRTESDSEPFKVYCEQYKFGGGWIVFQYRHDGSLNFYQNWNEFRDGFGDLQKEHWLGLEKIHQITKRQRHELVIEMKDFNGTYKFARYDAFEIGSEKEQYILKSVGTYNGTAGDEMRYHNGKKFSTKDRDNDDKPYQNCARSREGAWWHGRCNDANLNGRYINADDGKSMSWFPFNSNWQGLSFSRMMIRELE, encoded by the coding sequence ATGAAGCTGCTCGTTTATTGTTTCGTGTTTGGTGCGGTTTTATATGTTGACGCAAGTGATGGTGTCCGTGAGACGGAGGATGCTGTCAATCATTCAACCAACGGGACGCCAGGAAACGGGATAGAGATGATCCTAAACAAGCTTGATGTTGTGGTTGACAAGCTGCAGAAGTTGGAAGACAAAGtaaagaaaatggagaatgaTATTCATGAGCATCGGTCCACCTTCGAAAAGAGCCAAAAAGACATCTATGCTGCGGTTCATAAGCTCCAGTATGATGTCGCATTTAATTTAACCGAGATCCAAAATCGAAACCAGGAGCAGATCCCACTTCATAAACTCGGTCAGCCTATCTTTTCCTCGTGTAAGGATGTGCCATCGAATGTCTCGGACACCTATACGATCCGTACAGAGAGTGATAGTGAACCGTTCAAAGTGTATTGTGAACAGTATAAGTTTGGAGGAGGATGGATAGTGTTCCAGTACCGCCACGACGGgtcactgaacttttatcagAATTGGAATGAGTTCCGGGATGGATTTGGCGATCTACAAAAAGAGCACTGGCTAGGCCTTGAAAAAATCCATCAGATAACGAAGCGACAAAGACATGAATTGGTTATTGAAATGAAGGATTTTAATGGAACGTACAAGTTTGCGCGATATGATGCGTTCGAAATCGGTAGTGAGAAGGAGCAGTACATTTTGAAGTCGGTTGGAACGTACAATGGAACTGCAGGTGATGAAATGCGGTATCATAACGGGAAGAAGTTCTCGACGAAGGATCGGGATAACGATGACAAACCCTACCAGAACTGTGCCCGTTCTCGTGAAGGTGCCTGGTGGCACGGAAGATGTAACGATGCAAATTTAAACGGTCGCTACATAAATGCTGACGATGGAAAATCAATGTCTTGGTTTCCATTCAATTCCAATTGGCAAGGATTGAGTTTCTCGAGAATGATGATCAGGGAGCTGGAGTAG